The following proteins are encoded in a genomic region of Streptomyces sp. NBC_01723:
- a CDS encoding alkaline phosphatase D family protein, producing MAPTGRHSALAEHAFSPHDAVLRAAARHLGRRRFLTVTAATAALAFATNRPARGAVAAREREAARITKDPFTLGVASGDPMPDSVLLWTRLAPEPFLEDGGMGTERVTVEWEVAFDEYFAAVMLRGTAEAHAEYAHSVHVDVKGLTPGTVYYYRFRAGAWLSPAGRTRTAPPASSATSGLRIATVACQAYQDGYYTVHRHVAQDDVDVVFHLGDYLYEYAVNSAGGERNYTDVTLPDVFNRETMTLADYRMRYALYKSDEDLQAAHAAHPFVVTWDDHETENNYAGGIPENEVPPEEFLLRRAAAYRAYWENQPLRAEQLPQGPDARLYRRLHWGTLAQFDFLDTRQYRSDQAYDDRPHAPGPESDDPARTMTGAAQEQWLLDGWQGSTALWNVMPQQVCFSQRKFDDTADAALSMDAWDGYRASRDRVVAGAKAAGIDNWLILTGDVHVGYALDVKEDFDDPASATVGTEITCTSVASGRDGVEQPANWDLYLRANPHMKFYNGKRGYVRVELDRQAAHLDFRTVSAISTPGAAITTAASFVTEAGAPGLKPA from the coding sequence ATGGCGCCCACGGGCCGTCACAGCGCACTGGCCGAGCACGCGTTCTCGCCGCACGACGCGGTGCTGCGTGCCGCCGCCCGGCACCTCGGCCGCAGGCGCTTCCTCACCGTGACCGCGGCCACCGCGGCACTCGCCTTCGCCACCAACCGGCCGGCCCGCGGCGCGGTCGCCGCCCGCGAGCGCGAGGCCGCGCGGATCACCAAGGACCCCTTCACCCTCGGCGTCGCCTCAGGAGACCCGATGCCGGACTCGGTGCTGCTGTGGACCCGGCTGGCGCCCGAGCCGTTCCTGGAGGACGGCGGGATGGGCACCGAACGGGTCACGGTCGAGTGGGAGGTGGCCTTCGACGAGTACTTCGCGGCGGTCATGCTGCGCGGCACCGCCGAGGCGCACGCCGAGTACGCCCACAGCGTGCACGTCGACGTCAAGGGTCTGACCCCCGGCACGGTCTACTACTACCGCTTCCGCGCCGGCGCCTGGCTCAGCCCGGCCGGCCGCACCCGCACCGCACCGCCGGCGAGCAGCGCCACGTCGGGTCTGAGGATCGCGACCGTCGCCTGTCAGGCGTACCAGGACGGCTACTACACGGTGCACCGGCACGTCGCACAGGACGACGTCGACGTGGTCTTCCACCTCGGCGACTACCTGTACGAGTACGCGGTGAACTCGGCGGGCGGCGAGCGCAACTACACCGACGTCACGCTGCCCGACGTGTTCAACCGCGAGACGATGACCCTCGCGGACTACCGGATGCGGTACGCGCTCTACAAGAGCGACGAGGACCTCCAGGCCGCGCACGCCGCGCACCCGTTCGTCGTGACCTGGGACGACCACGAGACCGAGAACAACTACGCCGGGGGAATTCCCGAGAACGAGGTCCCGCCGGAGGAGTTCCTGCTGCGGCGGGCCGCCGCCTACCGCGCGTACTGGGAGAACCAGCCGCTGCGCGCCGAGCAGCTGCCGCAGGGACCGGACGCCCGCCTGTACCGCCGGCTGCACTGGGGCACGCTCGCCCAGTTCGACTTCCTCGACACCCGCCAGTACCGCTCCGACCAGGCGTACGACGACCGGCCGCACGCCCCCGGGCCCGAGTCCGACGACCCGGCGCGCACCATGACGGGCGCCGCGCAGGAGCAGTGGCTGCTGGACGGCTGGCAGGGCTCGACCGCGCTGTGGAACGTGATGCCCCAGCAGGTCTGCTTCTCGCAGCGCAAGTTCGACGACACCGCCGACGCCGCGCTCTCGATGGACGCCTGGGACGGCTACCGCGCCTCGCGCGACCGGGTCGTCGCCGGGGCGAAGGCGGCCGGGATCGACAACTGGCTGATCCTCACCGGTGACGTGCACGTGGGCTACGCCCTGGACGTCAAGGAGGACTTCGACGACCCGGCGTCCGCCACCGTCGGCACCGAGATCACCTGCACCTCGGTGGCCAGCGGCCGGGACGGCGTGGAGCAGCCCGCCAACTGGGACCTGTACCTGCGGGCCAACCCGCACATGAAGTTCTACAACGGCAAGCGCGGCTACGTCCGGGTGGAACTGGACCGTCAGGCCGCCCACCTGGACTTCCGGACCGTGTCCGCGATCAGCACGCCCGGCGCCGCGATCACCACGGCCGCGTCCTTCGTCACGGAGGCGGGCGCACCGGGTCTGAAGCCCGCCTGA
- a CDS encoding cupin domain-containing protein, with translation MLQAKTLDKPDERRDFPRGHIEAVHMEGLDFAVATFEPGWRWSESVAPIAGTDSCMIHHNCYVVEGRMHIHMDDGTESEVGPGDVFVCSPGHDAWVVGDGQCVVYDFAGAMAKEYAKAD, from the coding sequence ATGTTGCAGGCAAAGACACTCGACAAGCCCGACGAGCGCCGCGATTTCCCGCGCGGTCACATCGAGGCCGTGCACATGGAGGGACTCGACTTCGCCGTCGCCACCTTCGAGCCGGGGTGGCGCTGGTCGGAGTCGGTGGCGCCGATCGCGGGCACCGACAGCTGCATGATCCACCACAACTGCTACGTGGTGGAGGGACGCATGCACATCCACATGGACGACGGCACCGAGAGCGAGGTGGGCCCGGGTGACGTGTTCGTCTGCTCACCGGGCCACGACGCCTGGGTCGTCGGCGACGGACAGTGCGTCGTGTACGACTTCGCCGGCGCCATGGCGAAGGAGTACGCCAAGGCGGATTGA
- a CDS encoding pyridoxal-phosphate dependent enzyme: protein MTTTTPPVTLDDVRAAAARIEGVAHRTPVLRSRTLDALVGAEVFLKCENHQRVGAFKFRGAYHAASRLTPEQLSRGIAAYSSGNHAQAVALAARELGTTAVIVMPEDAPPSKRAATAGYGAEIVTYDRYTGDRVAIAEALAADRGLTLIPPYEHPDVIAGQGTAALELVEETGDLDALVTPVGGGGLIAGSATAVKGLHPATRVIGVEPEAGDDTRRSLAAGRRVTVPVPRTIADGQALPTPGELTFSVNRRLLDGVVLVSDDEIRDAMRFAFERLKTVLEPSGATPLAALLNGRIDALPRRVGVILSGGNVDAARFAELCGAPG, encoded by the coding sequence GTGACGACCACCACCCCGCCGGTCACCCTCGACGACGTACGGGCCGCCGCCGCCCGCATCGAGGGCGTCGCGCACCGCACCCCGGTGCTGCGCTCCCGCACCCTGGACGCCCTCGTCGGCGCCGAGGTCTTCCTCAAGTGCGAGAACCACCAGCGGGTCGGCGCCTTCAAGTTCCGCGGCGCCTATCACGCGGCCTCCCGCCTCACGCCGGAGCAGCTGTCCCGGGGCATCGCCGCCTACTCCTCCGGGAACCACGCCCAGGCGGTCGCCCTCGCCGCACGCGAGCTGGGCACCACCGCGGTGATCGTCATGCCCGAGGACGCGCCGCCCTCCAAGCGCGCGGCCACCGCGGGATACGGCGCTGAGATCGTCACCTACGACCGCTACACCGGAGACCGCGTGGCCATCGCCGAGGCGCTGGCCGCCGACCGGGGCCTCACCCTGATCCCGCCGTACGAACACCCGGACGTCATCGCCGGACAGGGCACCGCCGCCCTCGAACTCGTCGAGGAGACCGGCGACCTGGACGCGCTGGTCACACCGGTCGGTGGCGGCGGACTCATCGCCGGGAGCGCCACCGCCGTCAAGGGCCTGCACCCCGCCACCCGGGTGATCGGCGTCGAGCCCGAGGCCGGTGACGACACCCGGCGCTCCCTGGCGGCCGGCCGGCGCGTCACCGTGCCGGTCCCGCGCACCATCGCCGACGGCCAGGCGCTGCCCACCCCGGGCGAGCTGACGTTCTCCGTGAACCGGCGGCTGCTCGACGGTGTCGTGCTGGTCTCCGACGACGAGATCCGGGACGCGATGCGGTTCGCCTTCGAGCGACTGAAGACCGTCCTCGAACCGAGCGGCGCCACCCCGCTGGCCGCCCTGCTGAACGGCCGGATCGACGCCCTGCCCCGCCGGGTGGGCGTGATCCTCTCCGGCGGAAACGTGGACGCCGCCCGTTTCGCCGAACTCTGCGGCGCGCCCGGCTGA
- a CDS encoding VWA domain-containing protein, with product MTTGVTERLTSLVAALRAHGVRVGTGESVDAARAVESLGLADRELLREGLAATLLHTADQRRVFDPVFDVYFPRGVGGPGTGPADREALRDRLAAALADDDRALLARLAGEAVDGFGAYGSSGAGGGPGTPGSSPGSDGWSSHQTLDRLRPQTLLARVRDDVRARGGAPGFTDRLLEDEIRRRIEVFRRMVAAEARRRVAERRGRDEIARRAVAPTPDRVDFLLAGQAQLADLRRTVRPLARKLATRLTARRRRASRGSIDLRRTLRGSLSTGGVPMKPVLRRRRPVRPELVLLCDVSGSVAGFSDFTMLLVQALHDQFAKVRVFAFVNRIDEVTGLLAHGRADPEGLGARIGAEARLTGWHGSSDYGVALGEFAERYADAVGPRTTVFVLGDARTNMSDPNLPALRRITERSRRSYWLNPEQRSRWGTGDSAAPAYAGLIEMHECRNVRQLGALVTRLLPV from the coding sequence GTGACCACGGGCGTGACCGAGCGGCTGACGTCGCTGGTGGCCGCGTTGCGGGCCCACGGTGTGCGGGTGGGCACCGGGGAGAGCGTGGACGCGGCGCGGGCGGTGGAGTCACTCGGTCTCGCGGACCGGGAGCTGCTGCGCGAGGGCCTGGCGGCGACGCTGCTGCACACCGCGGACCAGCGGCGGGTGTTCGACCCGGTCTTCGACGTGTACTTCCCGCGCGGCGTCGGCGGCCCGGGCACCGGTCCCGCCGACCGGGAGGCACTGCGCGACCGGCTCGCCGCGGCGCTCGCCGACGACGACCGGGCGCTGCTGGCCCGGCTGGCCGGGGAGGCGGTGGACGGGTTCGGCGCCTACGGTTCCTCCGGTGCGGGCGGCGGCCCGGGCACACCGGGCTCCTCCCCCGGTTCGGACGGCTGGTCCTCGCACCAGACGCTCGACCGGCTCCGTCCGCAGACGCTGCTCGCCCGGGTGAGGGACGACGTGCGGGCGCGGGGCGGTGCCCCGGGGTTCACCGACCGGCTCCTCGAGGACGAGATCCGGCGCCGCATCGAGGTCTTCCGGCGCATGGTGGCCGCGGAGGCCCGGCGCCGGGTCGCGGAGCGGCGCGGACGCGACGAGATCGCCCGGCGGGCGGTGGCCCCGACGCCGGACCGCGTCGACTTCCTGCTCGCCGGGCAGGCCCAACTGGCCGATCTGCGGCGGACGGTGCGGCCGCTGGCCCGCAAGCTCGCCACCCGGCTGACGGCCCGCCGGCGCCGCGCGTCCCGCGGCAGCATCGACCTGCGGCGCACGCTGCGCGGGTCGCTGTCCACGGGCGGCGTGCCGATGAAGCCGGTGCTGCGCCGACGCCGTCCGGTACGGCCCGAACTGGTGCTGCTGTGTGACGTGTCGGGGTCGGTGGCGGGATTCTCGGACTTCACGATGCTGCTGGTGCAGGCGCTGCACGACCAGTTCGCCAAGGTGCGGGTGTTCGCCTTCGTCAACCGGATCGACGAGGTGACCGGGCTGCTCGCGCACGGCCGCGCGGACCCGGAGGGGCTGGGGGCCCGGATCGGTGCGGAGGCGCGGCTCACCGGATGGCACGGCAGCAGCGACTACGGCGTCGCGCTGGGCGAGTTCGCGGAGCGGTACGCCGACGCGGTCGGCCCGCGCACGACGGTCTTCGTCCTCGGCGACGCCCGTACCAACATGAGCGATCCGAACCTGCCCGCCCTGCGGCGGATCACCGAGCGCTCGCGACGCAGCTACTGGCTCAACCCGGAACAGCGCTCCCGCTGGGGCACCGGCGACTCGGCGGCCCCGGCGTACGCCGGGCTGATCGAGATGCACGAGTGCCGCAACGTCCGTCAACTCGGCGCGCTGGTCACCCGGTTGCTGCCGGTGTGA
- a CDS encoding class I SAM-dependent methyltransferase — MPKDARSPKKLRSNRAALTHKVGYALRHPERVGPYVRRAGRDAWLRLRHPDHAGYYRAVMASDTRRDPEAAVGSRSHDRWLALGQMQFDYLVEHGLRPEHRMLDIGCGNLRGGWRFIDHLDAGHYYGIDISPDILIAAKRTLTERGLQAKLPHLTLTGDLTLEFLPDGHFDVVHAHSVFSHSPPGVIDECLRNVGRVLTDTGFFDFTFDRTEGTEHQVLREDFYYRTDTLLTLAAQHNLHARFMEDWEKRPHGQSKIRVSRSPLPF, encoded by the coding sequence ATGCCCAAGGACGCCAGGTCCCCGAAGAAGCTGCGCAGCAACCGCGCGGCGCTCACGCACAAGGTCGGGTACGCGCTGCGCCACCCCGAGCGGGTCGGCCCCTACGTCCGCCGGGCCGGGCGGGACGCGTGGCTGCGACTCAGGCACCCCGACCACGCCGGCTACTACCGGGCCGTGATGGCCTCCGACACCCGCCGCGACCCCGAGGCCGCGGTCGGCAGCCGGAGCCACGACCGCTGGCTGGCGCTCGGGCAGATGCAGTTCGACTACCTCGTCGAGCACGGACTCCGTCCGGAGCACCGCATGCTCGACATCGGCTGCGGCAACCTGCGCGGCGGCTGGCGCTTCATCGACCACCTCGACGCCGGCCACTACTACGGCATCGACATCTCGCCGGACATCCTGATCGCCGCCAAGAGGACGCTGACCGAGCGCGGACTCCAGGCCAAGCTGCCCCACCTGACCCTCACCGGGGACCTCACGCTGGAGTTCCTGCCCGACGGCCACTTCGACGTCGTCCACGCGCACAGCGTCTTCTCGCACTCCCCGCCGGGCGTCATCGACGAGTGCCTGCGCAACGTGGGCCGCGTCCTGACCGACACCGGGTTCTTCGACTTCACCTTCGACCGCACGGAGGGCACCGAACACCAGGTGCTGCGCGAGGACTTCTACTACCGCACGGACACCCTGCTCACGCTGGCCGCCCAGCACAACCTGCACGCGCGGTTCATGGAGGACTGGGAGAAGCGCCCGCACGGCCAGTCGAAGATCAGGGTGAGCCGCTCACCGCTGCCGTTCTAG
- a CDS encoding dihydrofolate reductase family protein has product MRRLLYGMNLSLDGYVAAPGDDIGWSEPSDELFQWWLDEERAISLFLYGRKLWETMSAYWPTGDRQPGATAAQIEFARNWRDTPKVVFSSTLDTVDWNTRLVTGDAVAEIARLKAGDGGPMRVGGAALAGAAMRAGLVDEYTIVTHPVLVGGGTPFFTALDNWANLNLVETRTFPGGVVLTRYERPLSAGGTAGTN; this is encoded by the coding sequence GTGCGGAGACTGCTCTACGGCATGAACCTGTCCCTGGACGGCTACGTCGCCGCGCCCGGCGACGACATCGGCTGGAGCGAGCCGAGCGACGAGCTGTTCCAGTGGTGGCTCGACGAGGAGCGGGCGATCAGCCTGTTCCTGTACGGGCGCAAGCTCTGGGAGACCATGAGCGCCTACTGGCCGACCGGCGACCGGCAGCCGGGCGCCACCGCGGCGCAGATCGAGTTCGCTCGGAACTGGCGGGACACGCCGAAGGTGGTGTTCTCGTCGACGCTCGACACGGTCGACTGGAACACGCGCCTGGTCACCGGCGACGCGGTCGCGGAGATCGCCCGGCTCAAGGCCGGGGACGGTGGGCCGATGAGGGTCGGCGGCGCGGCGCTCGCCGGGGCGGCGATGCGGGCCGGGCTGGTCGACGAGTACACGATCGTCACCCATCCGGTCCTGGTGGGTGGCGGCACACCGTTCTTCACCGCACTGGACAACTGGGCGAACCTGAACCTGGTGGAGACCCGGACGTTTCCCGGCGGCGTGGTCCTGACCAGGTACGAGCGGCCGTTGTCGGCGGGTGGCACGGCGGGCACCAACTGA
- a CDS encoding AAA family ATPase, protein MFTSVDDVSARLAETGYLASPAVATTVFLAARLGKPLLVEGPAGVGKTELAKAVARVSDARLVRLQCYEGVDESRALYEWNHAKQLLRISAGRDESWDEARTDIFGEEFLLTRPLLTAIRGDDAKVLLIDETDKADVEVEGLLLEVLSDFQVTVPELGTITATRRPFVVLTSNASRELSEALRRRCLFLHIGFPEEDLERRIVQMKVPGLDEALAGSVVRLVGALRAMDLRKVPSVAETIDWARTLLALGADTLDETVVRDTLGVVLKHQEDVLRAAAKLDLDAL, encoded by the coding sequence GTGTTCACTTCCGTCGACGACGTCTCCGCACGCCTCGCCGAGACCGGCTACCTGGCGTCGCCCGCGGTCGCCACGACCGTCTTCCTCGCCGCCCGGCTCGGCAAGCCGCTGCTGGTGGAGGGCCCCGCGGGGGTCGGCAAGACCGAGCTGGCCAAGGCCGTGGCCCGGGTCTCCGACGCCCGGCTGGTACGGCTCCAGTGCTACGAGGGCGTCGACGAGTCCCGGGCCCTGTACGAGTGGAACCACGCCAAGCAGCTGCTGCGCATCAGCGCCGGCCGCGACGAGAGCTGGGACGAGGCGCGGACCGACATCTTCGGCGAGGAGTTCCTGCTCACCCGGCCGCTGCTGACCGCGATCCGCGGGGACGACGCCAAGGTGCTGCTGATCGACGAGACCGACAAGGCGGACGTCGAGGTCGAGGGCCTGCTCCTGGAGGTGCTGAGCGACTTCCAGGTGACCGTGCCGGAGCTGGGCACCATCACCGCGACCCGCCGCCCCTTCGTCGTCCTCACCTCGAACGCGAGCCGCGAGCTGTCCGAGGCGCTGCGCCGGCGCTGCCTGTTCCTGCACATCGGCTTCCCGGAGGAGGATCTGGAGCGGCGGATCGTGCAGATGAAGGTGCCGGGACTGGACGAGGCCCTGGCCGGTTCAGTGGTGCGGCTGGTGGGTGCGCTGCGTGCCATGGACCTGCGCAAGGTGCCGTCGGTCGCCGAGACCATCGACTGGGCGCGCACCCTGCTGGCTCTCGGCGCGGACACCCTGGACGAGACCGTCGTACGGGACACCCTCGGCGTCGTCCTCAAGCACCAGGAGGACGTCCTTCGGGCCGCCGCCAAGCTCGACCTGGACGCGCTGTGA
- a CDS encoding helix-turn-helix transcriptional regulator has product MSETALDAERDAVLATLRPVVDGIAATFGPVCEAVLHDYRDPERSVVAVAGSVTGRTVGGAMSEIGMRVLARGDEARDELNYVTRTDGGTLLKSSTMVLRDSTGAVFGALCVNLDVTAVDRAHALLGSLAGTAGTPADPPATTFGDDIDAVVEAIVDAHPLRRGAGWAALDRAQRLELFRDLDGRGVFAVRRSVEHVAARLGISRASAYHYLSQARAVSGPAADPTGGHP; this is encoded by the coding sequence ATGAGCGAAACGGCGCTGGACGCCGAGCGCGACGCGGTCCTCGCCACCCTGCGCCCGGTCGTCGATGGGATCGCCGCCACGTTCGGGCCGGTCTGCGAGGCGGTCCTGCACGACTACCGGGACCCCGAGCGGTCGGTGGTCGCGGTCGCCGGCTCGGTCACCGGACGGACGGTCGGCGGGGCGATGAGCGAGATCGGCATGCGGGTCCTGGCCCGCGGCGACGAGGCCCGGGACGAGCTGAACTACGTCACGCGCACGGACGGCGGCACCCTGCTGAAGTCCTCCACGATGGTGCTGCGCGACTCCACGGGCGCCGTGTTCGGCGCCCTGTGCGTCAACCTGGACGTCACCGCCGTCGACCGGGCGCACGCCCTGCTCGGCTCCCTGGCCGGGACCGCGGGCACCCCCGCCGATCCGCCGGCCACCACCTTCGGCGACGACATCGACGCGGTGGTCGAGGCGATCGTGGACGCCCACCCGCTGCGCCGTGGCGCCGGCTGGGCGGCGCTGGACCGCGCCCAGCGCCTGGAGCTCTTCCGCGACCTGGACGGGCGCGGCGTGTTCGCCGTACGCCGCTCGGTCGAGCACGTCGCCGCCCGGCTCGGCATCTCCCGGGCCTCCGCCTACCACTACCTCTCCCAGGCCCGCGCCGTGAGCGGCCCGGCCGCCGACCCCACCGGAGGACACCCGTGA